A window of the Butyricimonas virosa genome harbors these coding sequences:
- a CDS encoding outer membrane beta-barrel protein — translation MKLIYLLLVPLFCTLNITAKERNQSKSVTTQADSISDDQVEYRFALGVQLGTDIGGAIPFPFSNVPDVFNPYPKLSPSIGAKLTFPVTKKWTLGAEVTYKKVAIDADARIDNQRFHDDKNNIISRFCGSAEMSMDFTMLEIPLYFKYTFKNQKDRILAGLYGAWIINAKFRNTVTKGYMMTDDKVYNGSIDPGNPLYINFSNLLDSWDMGLIAGYERQLFPRIELGLRFSCGFKDIFKPSNQYFDYKMLHMRGSLVLSYNLFDIKPPKLNPFR, via the coding sequence ATGAAATTAATATACCTTTTACTTGTACCATTATTTTGTACTCTAAACATTACCGCTAAAGAGAGAAATCAATCAAAATCAGTCACTACTCAAGCGGATAGTATTTCCGATGACCAGGTAGAATATCGATTTGCTCTCGGGGTTCAGTTGGGGACCGATATTGGTGGAGCCATACCTTTCCCATTCAGTAATGTTCCCGATGTATTTAATCCTTATCCCAAACTTTCGCCATCAATAGGTGCAAAGCTTACTTTTCCCGTGACCAAAAAATGGACGCTAGGAGCTGAAGTCACGTACAAGAAAGTCGCTATTGATGCCGATGCACGCATCGACAACCAACGATTCCATGACGATAAAAACAATATTATATCCCGTTTCTGCGGATCTGCCGAAATGTCAATGGATTTTACGATGCTAGAAATTCCTCTTTATTTCAAGTACACATTCAAAAATCAAAAAGACCGAATTCTAGCTGGCCTTTACGGAGCATGGATTATCAACGCTAAATTTCGTAATACCGTAACCAAAGGTTATATGATGACGGACGACAAGGTCTACAATGGTTCTATCGATCCTGGTAATCCTCTATATATCAATTTCAGTAATCTATTGGACAGTTGGGATATGGGCCTTATTGCCGGATATGAACGTCAACTATTTCCACGCATAGAACTAGGTTTACGATTTAGTTGTGGATTCAAAGATATATTCAAGCCTAGTAACCAGTATTTTGACTATAAAATGTTACACATGAGAGGTAGTTTGGTTTTAAGTTATAATCTATTTGACATCAAACCTCCCAAATTGAATCCTTTCAGATAA